The following proteins are co-located in the Hydrogenophaga sp. RAC07 genome:
- a CDS encoding phosphoglycerate kinase: MSFIRFSDLCSSGRVKGQRVFIRADLNVPQDDTGRITEDTRIRASIPAIQMALDAGAAVMVTSHLGRPTEGAFKPEDSLQPVAARLSALMDRPVRLVANWVDGDFSVAPGEVVLLENCRLNVGEKKNSPELAKKLGALCDIFVHDAFGTSHRAEGTTYGIAETAPIACAGPLLAAEMDAIAAALLAPKRPLVAIVAGSKVSTKLTILKSLASKVDQLIVGGGIANTFMLAAGLKIGKSLAEADLVNEAKAVIDAMKTRGAEVPIPTDVVTAKAFSADAVATVKAATDVADDDLILDIGPQTAARLAEQLMKAGTIVWNGPVGVFEFAAFENGTKVIAEAIAKSSAFSIAGGGDTLAAIAKYGIEKDVGYISTGGGAFLEVLEGKTLPAFEVLARRAQG, from the coding sequence ATGTCCTTCATCCGCTTCTCCGATCTTTGCTCCAGTGGCCGCGTCAAGGGCCAGCGTGTCTTCATCCGGGCCGACCTCAACGTGCCGCAGGACGACACGGGCCGCATCACCGAAGACACCCGCATCCGCGCGAGCATCCCGGCGATCCAGATGGCGCTGGACGCGGGCGCCGCGGTCATGGTCACCAGCCACCTCGGCCGACCCACCGAAGGCGCGTTCAAGCCCGAAGACTCGCTGCAGCCGGTGGCCGCACGCCTGTCGGCGCTGATGGACCGCCCGGTGCGCCTGGTGGCGAACTGGGTCGACGGCGATTTTTCGGTGGCGCCCGGTGAGGTGGTGCTGCTGGAGAACTGCCGCCTGAACGTGGGTGAGAAGAAGAACAGCCCCGAACTCGCCAAGAAGCTCGGCGCCCTGTGCGACATCTTTGTGCACGACGCCTTCGGCACCTCGCACCGCGCCGAAGGCACGACCTACGGCATCGCCGAGACCGCCCCCATCGCCTGCGCCGGCCCGCTGCTGGCCGCCGAGATGGACGCCATCGCTGCCGCGCTGCTTGCGCCCAAGCGCCCCCTGGTGGCCATCGTGGCGGGCAGCAAGGTCAGCACCAAGCTCACCATCCTGAAAAGCCTGGCCAGCAAGGTCGACCAGCTCATCGTGGGCGGCGGCATCGCCAACACCTTCATGCTCGCGGCGGGCCTGAAGATCGGCAAGAGCCTGGCCGAAGCCGACCTGGTGAACGAGGCCAAGGCCGTGATCGACGCCATGAAGACGCGCGGCGCCGAGGTGCCGATCCCCACCGACGTGGTGACCGCCAAGGCCTTCAGCGCCGACGCCGTGGCCACCGTGAAAGCCGCCACCGATGTGGCCGACGACGACCTGATCCTGGACATCGGACCCCAGACCGCGGCCCGGTTGGCCGAGCAGCTGATGAAGGCCGGCACGATCGTGTGGAACGGCCCGGTCGGTGTGTTCGAGTTCGCGGCCTTCGAGAACGGCACCAAAGTCATTGCGGAGGCCATCGCGAAGAGCAGCGCTTTCAGCATCGCCGGCGGGGGCGACACGCTGGCGGCCATTGCCAAGTACGGCATCGAGAAGGACGTGGGCTACATCTCCACCGGCGGTGGCGCGTTTCTGGAGGTGCTGGAAGGCAAGACGCTGCCGGCGTTTGAGGTGCTGGCGCGCAGAGCGCAGGGCTGA
- a CDS encoding type IV pili methyl-accepting chemotaxis transducer N-terminal domain-containing protein has protein sequence MVSTASLSTKLVRIGAGLLLVALASIGLTLWVTWQLEGGAAAVNEAGRMRMQTWRLTSVAQADPPPGEVAALVQQFDQSLDLLRRGDASRPLFVPWDDAVGREFATVEALWQNQRPLWLQDTPPDPAQALAAAGTFVEAIDALVLAIEHQLAGFTAILNLFQFLMMALAIGGAVVMLYTGYMYVINPLARLQQGLRRLESGDFKARVEVETLDEFGQVAGGFNRMASTLQSMYAGLESQVETKTRHIEAQRSRLETLYEVSAFMAQAGSIEELSRGFSQRVRAVVRADAVAVRWSDEASQRYLMLASDCFPQEMVEEERSLLAGACACGNLQPDARTRVIPIRSHDEVEVRHCVRAGFETLVSVPVRLQQRLIGEINLFYRSQTSLSAGETELLDALASHLANALESLRAAALEREAAVGEERALIARELHDSIAQSLAFLKIQVQLLRNAASKGQDTRVMSTLDELDEGLRESINDVRELLVHFRTRTNTDDIERALQETLQKFQHQTGLSAKLHVEGHGLPLPADVQVQVLHVLQEALSNVRKHAGASHVQLDVVKGSHWLFRVRDDGTGFDALDAPDASHVGLKIMSERAALIGARVDVVSEPGQGTTVSLTLPPHPIAASPITAPATEQMVP, from the coding sequence ATGGTGTCCACCGCTTCCCTGTCGACCAAGCTGGTGCGCATCGGCGCCGGCTTGCTGCTGGTCGCGCTCGCGTCCATCGGCCTCACGCTGTGGGTGACCTGGCAGCTCGAAGGCGGCGCGGCGGCGGTGAACGAAGCCGGACGCATGCGCATGCAGACCTGGCGGCTCACCAGCGTGGCGCAGGCCGATCCTCCGCCGGGGGAGGTTGCGGCGCTGGTGCAGCAGTTCGACCAGAGCCTGGACTTGTTGCGCCGGGGGGATGCCAGCCGTCCCCTCTTCGTGCCTTGGGACGACGCGGTGGGCCGCGAGTTCGCCACCGTGGAGGCGCTGTGGCAGAACCAGCGCCCGCTCTGGCTGCAGGACACGCCGCCCGATCCGGCGCAAGCCCTGGCCGCGGCCGGCACCTTTGTGGAAGCCATCGATGCCTTGGTGCTCGCCATCGAGCACCAGCTCGCGGGCTTCACCGCCATCCTCAACCTGTTCCAGTTCCTCATGATGGCACTGGCGATCGGCGGAGCGGTGGTGATGCTCTACACCGGCTACATGTACGTCATCAACCCGCTGGCCCGTTTGCAACAGGGTCTGCGCCGTCTGGAGTCTGGCGACTTCAAGGCGCGTGTGGAGGTCGAAACACTCGACGAATTCGGTCAGGTGGCCGGAGGCTTCAACCGCATGGCCTCCACGCTGCAGTCGATGTATGCCGGGCTGGAGAGCCAGGTGGAGACCAAGACGCGCCACATCGAGGCGCAGCGATCGCGGCTGGAGACGCTGTACGAGGTCAGTGCGTTCATGGCGCAGGCTGGCAGCATCGAAGAGCTCTCGCGCGGTTTTTCCCAGCGCGTTCGTGCGGTGGTGAGGGCCGACGCGGTGGCGGTGCGCTGGAGCGACGAAGCCAGCCAGCGTTACCTGATGCTGGCCTCCGACTGCTTTCCGCAGGAGATGGTGGAAGAGGAGCGAAGCCTGCTGGCCGGAGCCTGCGCCTGCGGCAACCTCCAGCCCGATGCGCGCACCCGGGTGATTCCCATTCGCAGCCACGACGAGGTGGAGGTGCGCCACTGCGTGCGTGCCGGCTTCGAGACGCTGGTGAGCGTGCCGGTGCGCCTGCAGCAGCGCCTCATCGGCGAGATCAACCTGTTCTACCGCTCGCAGACCAGCCTGAGTGCTGGCGAAACCGAGCTGCTCGACGCACTGGCCAGCCACCTGGCCAATGCGCTGGAAAGCCTGCGCGCCGCGGCGCTGGAGCGCGAGGCGGCGGTGGGCGAGGAGCGGGCGTTGATCGCGCGCGAACTGCACGACTCCATCGCGCAGTCGCTGGCCTTCCTGAAGATCCAGGTGCAGCTGCTGCGCAACGCGGCGAGCAAGGGCCAGGACACGCGGGTCATGAGCACGCTGGACGAGCTCGACGAAGGCCTGCGCGAGAGCATCAACGACGTGCGCGAACTGCTGGTGCACTTCCGCACCCGCACCAACACCGACGACATCGAGCGCGCGCTGCAGGAGACACTTCAGAAGTTCCAGCACCAGACCGGCTTGAGCGCGAAGCTGCACGTCGAAGGCCACGGCCTTCCGCTGCCGGCCGATGTGCAGGTGCAGGTGCTGCATGTGTTGCAGGAAGCGCTGTCCAACGTGCGCAAGCACGCCGGGGCCAGCCACGTCCAGCTCGACGTTGTGAAGGGTTCGCACTGGCTGTTTCGCGTGCGCGACGACGGCACGGGCTTTGATGCGCTGGATGCACCCGATGCCTCCCACGTGGGGCTGAAGATCATGAGCGAGCGCGCCGCCCTCATTGGTGCGAGGGTCGACGTGGTCTCCGAGCCCGGACAGGGCACCACCGTCTCCCTGACCTTGCCGCCCCATCCGATCGCGGCCAGTCCGATCACCGCACCCGCCACCGAGCAAATGGTTCCATGA
- a CDS encoding cupin domain-containing protein — protein MALHHLDSGEIANLMNQGGDALSTQSVALFKSEQLEVIRLRLPLGKGMPMHQVPGEITVQCLEGVIDFETPEGVQRLQAGQLLFLRGGVPHGLLAVEDASVLVTIVLVH, from the coding sequence ATGGCCCTGCACCACCTCGACTCCGGCGAAATCGCCAATCTCATGAACCAGGGCGGCGATGCGCTCAGCACGCAGTCGGTGGCGCTGTTCAAGTCCGAGCAGCTCGAGGTCATCCGGCTGCGGTTGCCGCTGGGCAAGGGCATGCCGATGCACCAGGTGCCGGGTGAGATCACCGTGCAGTGCCTCGAAGGCGTGATCGACTTCGAAACGCCCGAAGGCGTGCAGCGGCTGCAGGCCGGGCAACTGCTCTTCTTGCGCGGCGGTGTACCGCATGGCCTGCTCGCGGTGGAAGACGCCAGCGTGCTGGTCACCATCGTCCTCGTGCATTGA
- the ytfE gene encoding iron-sulfur cluster repair protein YtfE: MNTTFAPADTLDRALQPIGQIAVELPGSTAVFRRLKLDFCCGGQIPLQLACDNKGIDVDAVLAELARLDRPDGPTVPQAPAEMIDHILTRYHAVHREQLPELIRMARRVEAVHREHPDVPTGLAEHLEAIETEMLEHMAKEETILFPMLKAGGRGMAVHPIGVMREEHTSHGEQLDRLMALTHDATPPQGACNTWRALYTGIHQFADDLIAHIHLENNQLFPQFEPTRAACC, encoded by the coding sequence ATGAACACCACCTTCGCCCCCGCCGACACCCTGGACCGCGCCCTTCAGCCCATCGGACAGATCGCCGTCGAACTGCCGGGCTCCACCGCCGTCTTCCGCCGCCTCAAGCTCGACTTCTGCTGCGGCGGTCAGATCCCCCTCCAGCTGGCCTGCGACAACAAGGGCATCGACGTGGACGCGGTGCTGGCCGAACTCGCGCGGCTGGACCGACCCGACGGCCCGACCGTTCCGCAGGCCCCGGCCGAGATGATCGACCACATCCTCACGCGCTACCACGCGGTGCACCGCGAGCAGTTGCCCGAGCTGATCCGCATGGCGCGCCGTGTGGAGGCGGTGCACCGCGAGCACCCCGATGTGCCCACGGGTCTGGCGGAGCACCTGGAGGCCATCGAGACCGAGATGCTGGAGCACATGGCCAAGGAAGAGACCATCCTGTTCCCCATGCTCAAGGCGGGCGGGCGCGGCATGGCCGTGCACCCCATCGGCGTGATGAGGGAGGAACACACAAGCCACGGCGAACAGCTCGATCGCCTGATGGCGCTGACCCACGACGCCACGCCTCCCCAAGGAGCCTGCAACACCTGGCGCGCGCTGTACACCGGCATTCACCAGTTTGCCGACGACCTGATCGCGCACATCCACCTGGAAAACAACCAGCTGTTCCCGCAGTTCGAACCTACGCGCGCGGCCTGCTGCTGA
- a CDS encoding SirB2 family protein — protein MPTPDIAWAYPLLLKTHLGLVVASVGLFSVRALAALQGQGWPLRPGWRRVSEGVDTALLTAGAGLWWLLQLNPLQTPWLGLKLGLLVVYIGLGTVAMRNAASTPVRALCLLAALLCVAFMASIALARHPLGWWAP, from the coding sequence ATGCCGACACCGGACATCGCCTGGGCCTACCCGCTGCTGCTCAAGACGCACCTCGGCCTGGTCGTGGCCAGCGTGGGCTTGTTCTCCGTGCGCGCACTCGCCGCGCTGCAGGGCCAGGGCTGGCCGTTGCGCCCAGGCTGGCGCCGCGTGAGCGAGGGGGTCGACACCGCGTTGCTCACGGCCGGCGCCGGCCTGTGGTGGCTGCTGCAGCTCAACCCGCTGCAAACGCCCTGGCTCGGCCTCAAGCTCGGCCTGTTGGTGGTCTACATCGGGCTGGGAACGGTGGCCATGCGCAACGCCGCGTCCACCCCGGTGCGTGCGCTGTGCCTGCTGGCGGCCTTGCTGTGTGTGGCCTTCATGGCCTCGATCGCACTCGCGCGCCATCCGCTGGGCTGGTGGGCCCCATGA
- a CDS encoding YbaN family protein: MSLHRSRVVRWLLWLAGSVSLALGLIGVVLPGLPTTPFILLAAACYAKASPRLHGWLLNHRFLGPMVRDWETHRSLTRRSKTVAQVSMVLMVGLSAWGLRDRPVVLVIVLIAALIGVLVVARIPTRKPSV; encoded by the coding sequence ATGAGCCTGCACCGCTCGCGCGTGGTGCGCTGGCTGCTGTGGCTGGCCGGCAGCGTGTCGCTCGCGCTGGGTCTCATCGGCGTGGTGCTGCCCGGCCTGCCGACCACGCCGTTCATCCTGCTGGCCGCCGCCTGCTACGCCAAGGCCTCGCCCCGGCTGCACGGCTGGCTGCTCAACCACCGGTTTCTCGGTCCCATGGTGCGCGACTGGGAGACGCACCGCAGCCTCACGCGCCGCAGCAAGACCGTGGCGCAGGTGAGCATGGTGTTGATGGTGGGCCTGTCGGCGTGGGGATTGCGCGACCGGCCGGTGGTGCTGGTGATCGTGCTGATCGCTGCACTCATCGGGGTGCTCGTTGTGGCGCGCATCCCGACACGCAAGCCCTCTGTCTGA
- a CDS encoding Rrf2 family transcriptional regulator, which yields MRLTQWTDYSLRVLMYCAASEQREQRATVGEIAEAHGISRSHLTKIVMTLSGLGLLETTRGRGGGLRLLQPAHTIVVGEVVRQTESDFTLVECFDAEHNSCRLDGHCRLKTALREAMERYLEVLDGVTLADLIAPAPGARGQRVHFLPGLPRPPEVAARRTRVSAGGESR from the coding sequence ATGCGACTGACCCAATGGACCGACTACAGCCTGCGCGTGCTGATGTACTGCGCTGCCAGCGAACAGCGTGAGCAGCGTGCCACCGTGGGTGAAATCGCCGAGGCGCACGGCATCTCGCGCAGCCACCTCACCAAGATCGTGATGACGCTCTCCGGCCTGGGCCTGCTGGAGACCACGCGCGGGCGCGGCGGTGGCCTGCGCCTGCTCCAGCCGGCGCACACCATCGTGGTGGGCGAGGTGGTGCGCCAGACCGAGAGCGACTTCACGCTGGTGGAATGCTTCGACGCCGAGCACAACAGCTGCCGCCTTGACGGCCACTGCCGCCTCAAGACCGCGCTGCGCGAGGCCATGGAACGCTACCTGGAGGTGCTCGACGGTGTGACCCTGGCCGACCTGATCGCACCGGCGCCGGGCGCGCGCGGCCAACGGGTGCACTTTCTGCCCGGCCTGCCACGCCCGCCCGAGGTTGCAGCCCGTCGCACGCGGGTATCTGCCGGCGGCGAAAGCCGCTAA
- a CDS encoding response regulator: MTDTRQRPIQLLVVDDHSLFRRGLMALLSQDPRFEVTCEAGDVGEALRCVARQRPDVILLDNHLPGVLGVDAIPALRQAAPGSRVLMLTVSENEADLVAALKAGADGYLLKTVESHHLCEAIVKVMDGESVVSPEMTTKLVSALRAQPDANGQGATTAAPPSSSDAELASLSTRELEILHLIARGDSNKHIARQLDIAETTVKIHVQHILRKLHLTSRVQAAVFAARHAT; the protein is encoded by the coding sequence ATGACCGACACCCGACAACGCCCCATCCAGCTGCTGGTGGTCGACGACCACTCCCTGTTCCGCCGCGGGCTCATGGCCCTGCTCTCGCAAGACCCACGCTTCGAGGTGACCTGCGAGGCGGGTGACGTGGGCGAGGCGCTGCGCTGCGTGGCGCGCCAGCGGCCCGACGTGATCCTGCTCGACAACCACCTGCCAGGCGTGCTGGGCGTGGACGCGATCCCCGCGCTGCGCCAGGCCGCACCGGGCAGCCGCGTGCTCATGCTCACCGTGAGCGAGAACGAGGCCGACCTGGTGGCCGCGCTCAAGGCCGGTGCCGACGGCTATTTGCTCAAGACGGTGGAATCGCACCACCTGTGCGAGGCCATCGTCAAGGTGATGGACGGCGAATCGGTGGTGAGCCCCGAGATGACGACCAAGCTGGTGTCGGCCCTGCGCGCGCAGCCAGACGCCAACGGCCAGGGCGCTACCACCGCCGCACCCCCGTCCTCCTCGGACGCCGAACTCGCTTCGCTGTCGACCCGGGAACTCGAGATCCTGCACCTGATCGCACGCGGCGACAGCAACAAACACATCGCCCGCCAGCTCGACATCGCCGAGACCACGGTCAAGATCCACGTGCAGCACATCCTGCGCAAACTCCACCTCACCTCGCGCGTGCAGGCAGCGGTGTTCGCCGCCCGTCACGCCACCTAG